In one Serinus canaria isolate serCan28SL12 chromosome 2, serCan2020, whole genome shotgun sequence genomic region, the following are encoded:
- the NEUROD6 gene encoding neurogenic differentiation factor 6 translates to MLTLPFDESVVMPESQMCRKFPRESDDQKQMKNTESFSKQIILRGKNIKRSPGEETEKEEEEEEREEEDENGLPRRRGLRKKKTSKIRMERIKFRRQEANARERNRMHGLNDALDNLRKVVPCYSKTQKLSKIETLRLAKNYIWALSEILRIGKRPDLLTFVQNLCKGLSQPTTNLVAGCLQLNARSFLMGQAAEGAHHTRTPYSTFYPPYHSPELGTPAGHGTLDSSKSMKPYNYCSAYESFYESTSPECASPQFEGPLSPPPINYNGIFSLKQEESLDYGKNYNYGMHYCAVPPRGPLGQSSMFRLPTESHFPYDLHLRSQSLTMQDELNAVFHN, encoded by the coding sequence ATGTTAACACTACCATTTGATGAGTCTGTTGTAATGCCAGAATCCCAGATGTGTagaaagtttcccagagaaAGTGATGAccaaaagcaaatgaagaacACAGAAAGCTTTTCAAAGCAGATCATCCTCCGAGGAAAGAATATTAAAAGATCTCCtggagaagaaacagaaaaagaagaggaggaggaagagagagaagaggaggatgagAATGGCTTGCCAAGGCGAAGGggccttaggaaaaaaaagacaagcaaGATAAGGATGGAAAGAATTAAATTCAGGCGTCAAGAAGCCAATGCAAGAGAGAGGAACCGTATGCATGGCCTTAACGATGCTCTGGACAATTTAAGGAAAGTTGTCCCTTGTTATTCTAAAACACAAAAACTGTCTAAAATAGAAACTTTAAGACTAGCTAAGAACTATATTTGGGCTCTTTCTGAAATACTGCGAATTGGGAAGAGACCTGACCTGCTCACCTTTGTCCAAAACTTGTGCAAGGGTCTGTCCCAACCAACTACAAACTTGGTGGCAGGGTGCCTGCAGCTGAATGCCAGAAGTTTCCTAATGGGCCAGGCAGCTGAAGGTGCCCATCATACCCGCACACCCTACTCCACCTTCTATCCTCCCTACCACAGTCCGGAGCTTGGCACCCCCGCAGGGCATGGGACTCTTGACAGCTCTAAGTCCATGAAACCATACAATTACTGCAGCGCTTATGAGTCCTTCTATGAAAGCACTTCCCCTGAGTGCGCCAGTCCACAGTTTGAAGGTCCCTTAAGTCCTCCCCCAATTAACTATAATGGGATATTTTCCCTGAAGCAAGAGGAAAGCTTGGACTATGGCAAAAATTACAATTATGGCATGCATTACTGTGCAGTGCCACCCAGGGGTCCCCTTGGGCAGAGCTCGATGTTCAGGTTGCCTACAGAGAGTCACTTCCCTTATGACTTACATCTGCGCAGCCAGTCTCTCACCATGCAAGATGAATTGAATGCAGTTTTTCATAATTAA